One window of Hydractinia symbiolongicarpus strain clone_291-10 chromosome 3, HSymV2.1, whole genome shotgun sequence genomic DNA carries:
- the LOC130635734 gene encoding uncharacterized protein LOC130635734 — MGLMAWPILLSSEKNGNNWKVETSSTSNSLESMLMRENIRLKKKISELENQLSTDSTSLPIEKNRKKCPLQSCDSCVTNLSRHMIEVHYWPQSKAKYCVGIYGLRKPGVRF, encoded by the exons ATGGGACTGATGGCATGGCCTATCCTATTATCTTCGGAAAAAAATGGTAACAATTGGAAA gttgaAACATCGTCTACGTCAAATAGTTTAGAAAG TATGTTGATGAGAGAAAATATCAGGTTGAAGAAGAAAATTTCAGAGCTCGAGAACCAACTTTCAACAGACTCTACAAGCTTACCTATCGAAAA AAACCGCAAAAAATGTCCATTACAGTCATGTGATAGTTGTGTTACAAATTTATCTCGGCACATGATAGAAGTACACTATTGGCCCCAGAGTAAGGCAAAATATTGCGTTGGCATATACGGATTGAGGAAACCAGGTGTTAGGTTTTAG